In the genome of Phycisphaerae bacterium, one region contains:
- a CDS encoding site-specific integrase, translated as MRPARTFSDRNEAEVFRAQKMAEFERAPQQRKVQRRVTLGDFIVEFVQLRTGPRGQRLKATSLEASRYCLERFASYAGKGTQLVTISPAIAVRFISAIREGDSKKRPSPATVNRLKRTLRAAFSVAVSPLGYIRENPFLGIRSDRVAQPAIRYVSPTEFTALVEAARTRKDQADLWWESFLTVCYTAGLRYGEALNLTWSDVDFEGDEITVSTKTESEHTLDWTPKDYENRTIPVPSETIALLARLQQNCRKGHAYVFLPLDRFELIKAAMKKELWPEGRNMINNFNRGFRSVVEHAARQAPSLIDKSGKPTVSIHDLRRSAITNWSRFANIQTVMKMAGHSSVGTTQRYYAAATQDQLDLIREASRAAVLVGQPRQSDPKVTQNGVSGVEKPRRYAKKSLSDKELRP; from the coding sequence ATGCGTCCTGCGCGGACCTTTTCCGACCGCAACGAGGCCGAGGTTTTTCGAGCACAGAAGATGGCCGAGTTCGAGCGCGCCCCTCAGCAAAGGAAGGTTCAACGACGGGTGACGCTGGGTGACTTCATTGTCGAATTCGTACAGCTACGGACAGGGCCTCGAGGGCAGCGTCTAAAGGCGACATCCCTTGAGGCCTCCCGATACTGCCTTGAGCGATTCGCGTCGTACGCGGGCAAAGGAACACAGCTAGTGACCATATCGCCCGCAATAGCCGTGCGGTTCATATCAGCCATCCGCGAGGGCGATTCGAAAAAACGGCCGAGCCCGGCCACGGTCAACCGTCTTAAACGAACACTCAGGGCCGCCTTCAGCGTGGCGGTGTCGCCGCTTGGATACATCCGCGAAAATCCCTTTCTGGGAATTCGGTCGGATCGCGTCGCGCAACCGGCAATCCGATACGTTTCACCAACCGAATTTACTGCCCTCGTCGAAGCGGCGCGGACACGAAAAGACCAGGCCGACCTCTGGTGGGAATCCTTTTTGACGGTCTGTTACACCGCCGGCCTCCGCTATGGTGAGGCCCTCAATTTGACTTGGTCGGATGTCGATTTCGAAGGCGACGAGATCACCGTGTCTACAAAAACCGAAAGCGAACACACCCTGGATTGGACTCCAAAGGATTACGAAAACAGGACGATTCCGGTACCATCTGAGACGATCGCGCTATTGGCCAGGCTCCAACAGAATTGCCGCAAGGGGCATGCCTACGTGTTCCTGCCCCTCGATCGTTTCGAACTGATAAAGGCGGCAATGAAAAAAGAACTGTGGCCTGAGGGCCGAAACATGATCAACAACTTCAACCGAGGATTCCGGTCCGTCGTTGAGCACGCGGCCAGACAAGCACCAAGCCTGATCGACAAATCGGGGAAGCCCACGGTCTCAATCCACGACCTGCGACGATCGGCCATTACCAACTGGTCGAGGTTTGCTAATATCCAGACCGTCATGAAGATGGCTGGTCACAGCAGCGTAGGGACGACTCAGCGCTACTACGCCGCTGCCACGCAAGACCAGCTCGACCTGATTCGGGAGGCGAGTCGGGCAGCCGTCTTGGTTGGCCAACCGAGGCAAAGTGACCCAAAAGTGACCCAAAACGGGGTTTCGGGGGTTGAAAAACCCCGCCGCTATGCTAAAAAGTCTTTGTCCGACAAAGAGTTGCGCCCGTAG